In Massilia antarctica, the following are encoded in one genomic region:
- a CDS encoding glycoside hydrolase family 3 protein, producing MRDKLATLIRTGLAAAVCGAMLAACDGDSGPAKPETPKPPVDAVTQYSDFPNVASDIKKDPATESAIAAIVAGMSVAEKVGQMTQPEIKSITPDQVRQYYIGSVLNGGGSFPGNNKLAAPAEWLKLADAYWKASMATDSKIKIPVIWGTDAVHGHNNVFGATMFPHSIGLGAANDPAMMRRIGAAVAAQVYSTGIDWTFAPTLAVVRDDRWGRTYESYSEDPLIVTKYAREMVKGLQNDFAGSGNVIATAKHFMGDGGTDLGRDQGVNMSSRNDMINIHGQGYYHALGAGAQTVMASFNSWDNDSLNIKVGKMHGSKEMLTDVLKTKMGFDGFVIGDWNGHAQVAGCSDGSCPQAINAGVDMIMVPEKWKEFIDNTIASVNKGDIPLARINDAVTRILRVKFRAGIMTAKAPLERPYTDVSRLQHRALAREAVQKSLVLLKNDNKVLPLKRGEKILVVGKSADSLSNQTGGWSLTWQGTANTNADFPNADSILTAIKSVAGDGNVVYRQNAADVNLADFKAVIAVIGETPYAEGVGDIGRSGTLEHARRYPEDLAVLDAVSGKGVPVVTVLITGRPVWVNKELNRSSAFVVAWLPGTEGKGVTDVLFRKDNGDVNLDLKGKLSFSWPKTACQMANKGDPNYDPLFAYGFGMRYADDTRLAKLDETAPTLGCAQIAGNGSQASSDLEVFRSADQAPYTARIGDPSAWSLALGADLNAVSKLPNVKAETTQINIQQDGKKITWSGAGQFYSQAATTADRENYLNADAALVFDTIVHKAPAGAVKMRVDCKHPCAGEVDGTTLFKGLPLDVKRSVKVPLSCFAAKGADFTLIDTPFLVYTEQAFVASFANIRWVPGAARDADAATCASLVPPPVAVGPPLPGPTYSVFNAGALTGDLVLTTYSSNVSHTKASMTPADGLDLNFAADGGDGLAMITGTPVNLSNFASGTLQFEINVGSYGANTGGLAVKMESPGLNCKSGDYLFGRPAAGGWTPVTVKVSALIAAADPCFDLRNIGMPFGTLPKWGDQQGVKYKLRQIRFVQ from the coding sequence ATGCGAGACAAGTTAGCTACCTTGATCCGGACGGGGCTGGCAGCGGCCGTCTGCGGCGCGATGCTGGCCGCCTGCGATGGCGACAGCGGCCCGGCCAAGCCGGAGACCCCCAAGCCGCCCGTCGACGCGGTGACGCAGTACAGCGACTTCCCGAACGTGGCCAGCGATATCAAGAAAGATCCGGCGACCGAATCGGCCATCGCCGCCATCGTTGCCGGGATGAGCGTGGCTGAGAAAGTCGGACAGATGACCCAGCCGGAAATCAAGAGTATCACCCCGGACCAGGTGCGCCAGTACTACATCGGTTCGGTGCTGAACGGTGGTGGTTCTTTCCCGGGTAACAACAAGTTGGCCGCCCCGGCAGAGTGGCTCAAGCTGGCCGATGCGTACTGGAAAGCGTCGATGGCCACCGATTCCAAGATCAAGATCCCGGTGATCTGGGGTACCGACGCGGTGCACGGCCACAATAATGTGTTCGGCGCTACCATGTTCCCGCATAGCATCGGCCTGGGCGCTGCCAACGATCCGGCCATGATGCGCCGCATCGGCGCGGCCGTGGCCGCTCAGGTGTATTCCACCGGTATCGACTGGACCTTCGCCCCGACCCTCGCGGTGGTGCGCGATGACCGTTGGGGCCGCACCTATGAAAGTTATTCCGAAGATCCCTTGATCGTCACCAAATACGCGCGTGAAATGGTCAAGGGCTTGCAGAACGATTTTGCCGGCAGCGGCAACGTCATCGCCACGGCCAAGCACTTCATGGGCGACGGTGGCACCGACCTGGGCAGGGATCAAGGCGTCAACATGTCCAGCCGCAACGACATGATCAACATCCATGGCCAAGGGTATTACCACGCCCTGGGCGCCGGTGCCCAGACCGTGATGGCCTCGTTTAACAGCTGGGACAATGACAGCTTGAACATCAAGGTCGGTAAGATGCACGGCAGCAAAGAGATGCTGACCGATGTCCTCAAGACCAAGATGGGCTTCGATGGCTTCGTCATCGGTGACTGGAACGGCCACGCCCAGGTGGCGGGCTGCAGCGACGGCAGTTGCCCACAAGCGATCAACGCCGGCGTCGACATGATCATGGTCCCGGAAAAGTGGAAAGAGTTTATCGACAATACCATCGCCTCGGTCAACAAGGGCGACATTCCGCTGGCGCGCATCAATGATGCCGTCACCCGCATCCTGCGCGTGAAATTTCGCGCCGGCATCATGACCGCCAAGGCGCCGCTCGAACGCCCGTACACCGATGTGAGCCGCCTGCAGCATCGCGCCCTGGCGCGCGAAGCGGTGCAAAAGTCGCTGGTGCTGCTGAAAAACGACAACAAGGTGTTGCCACTGAAGCGAGGTGAAAAGATTCTGGTGGTCGGCAAAAGCGCCGACAGCCTGTCCAATCAAACCGGCGGCTGGTCGCTGACCTGGCAGGGCACGGCCAATACCAATGCCGACTTCCCGAACGCCGACAGCATCCTGACGGCGATCAAATCGGTGGCCGGCGACGGCAATGTGGTCTACCGCCAGAACGCCGCCGACGTCAACCTGGCCGATTTCAAGGCAGTCATCGCCGTCATCGGCGAAACCCCGTACGCCGAAGGCGTGGGCGACATCGGCAGGAGCGGCACCCTGGAGCACGCGCGCCGCTATCCGGAAGACCTGGCCGTGCTCGATGCCGTCAGCGGCAAGGGCGTGCCGGTGGTCACCGTACTGATCACCGGCCGTCCAGTCTGGGTCAACAAGGAACTGAACCGCTCAAGCGCGTTCGTGGTCGCCTGGCTGCCCGGCACCGAAGGCAAGGGCGTCACCGATGTCCTGTTCCGCAAGGATAATGGCGACGTCAATCTGGACTTGAAAGGCAAGCTGTCGTTTTCCTGGCCGAAAACGGCTTGCCAGATGGCCAATAAAGGCGACCCCAACTACGATCCGTTATTTGCCTATGGCTTCGGCATGCGCTACGCGGACGACACCAGGCTGGCCAAGCTCGACGAAACGGCGCCGACCCTCGGGTGCGCCCAGATCGCCGGCAACGGCAGCCAGGCGAGTAGCGATCTGGAGGTGTTCCGTTCGGCCGACCAGGCGCCCTACACGGCCCGTATCGGCGACCCGAGCGCCTGGTCGCTGGCGCTGGGCGCCGACTTGAACGCGGTCTCGAAGCTGCCCAACGTCAAAGCCGAGACCACCCAGATCAATATCCAGCAGGACGGCAAAAAAATCACCTGGAGCGGGGCCGGCCAGTTTTACTCGCAAGCGGCCACCACGGCCGACCGTGAAAACTACCTCAACGCCGACGCGGCCCTGGTGTTCGACACCATCGTGCACAAGGCGCCGGCCGGCGCGGTGAAAATGCGGGTGGACTGCAAGCACCCTTGCGCGGGCGAGGTGGACGGCACGACCTTGTTCAAGGGCTTGCCGCTCGATGTGAAGCGTAGCGTGAAAGTGCCGCTGTCCTGCTTTGCCGCCAAGGGCGCCGACTTCACCCTGATCGATACGCCATTCCTGGTCTATACCGAGCAAGCGTTTGTCGCCTCGTTTGCCAACATCCGCTGGGTGCCGGGCGCTGCCAGGGATGCCGATGCCGCCACCTGCGCCAGCCTGGTGCCGCCACCGGTGGCAGTCGGGCCGCCGCTGCCGGGGCCGACTTACAGCGTGTTCAATGCGGGCGCGCTGACGGGCGACCTGGTGCTGACCACCTACTCGTCCAATGTCAGCCACACCAAGGCCAGCATGACGCCCGCCGATGGGCTGGACTTGAACTTCGCCGCCGACGGTGGCGATGGCTTGGCGATGATCACCGGCACGCCTGTGAATCTGAGCAACTTCGCCAGTGGGACTCTGCAGTTCGAGATCAATGTCGGCAGCTACGGGGCCAACACCGGCGGCCTGGCGGTCAAGATGGAAAGCCCGGGCCTGAACTGCAAGTCGGGCGATTATCTGTTCGGCCGTCCGGCCGCGGGTGGCTGGACGCCGGTCACGGTGAAGGTCAGCGCGCTGATTGCGGCGGCCGATCCCTGCTTTGACTTGCGCAATATCGGCATGCCGTTCGGGACCTTGCCAAAGTGGGGCGATCAGCAGGGAGTGAAGTACAAGCTGCGCCAGATCCGCTTTGTGCAGTAA
- a CDS encoding YajQ family cyclic di-GMP-binding protein, which translates to MPSFDVVSEADMIEVKNAVEQSNKEITTRFDFKGSSAKVEQKDTELTAFADSDFQLSQVRDVLTNKLAKRKVDVRFLDEGKIEKIGGDKVKQVIKVKNGIETDDAKKIVKVIKDSKMKVQASIQGESVRVTGAKRDDLQAAMAMLRKDVPDMPLEFNNFRD; encoded by the coding sequence ATGCCGTCGTTTGATGTCGTCTCCGAAGCAGACATGATCGAAGTGAAAAACGCAGTCGAGCAGTCGAACAAGGAAATCACCACCCGTTTCGATTTCAAGGGCAGTTCCGCCAAGGTCGAGCAGAAGGATACCGAACTGACCGCCTTCGCCGATTCCGATTTCCAGCTCTCGCAAGTGCGCGATGTGCTGACCAACAAGCTGGCCAAGCGCAAGGTCGATGTGCGTTTCCTCGACGAAGGCAAGATCGAGAAAATCGGAGGCGACAAGGTCAAGCAGGTGATCAAGGTGAAAAACGGCATCGAAACCGACGATGCCAAGAAGATCGTCAAGGTGATCAAGGATAGCAAGATGAAGGTCCAGGCCAGCATCCAGGGCGAGTCGGTGCGGGTCACCGGCGCCAAGCGCGACGATCTGCAGGCGGCCATGGCCATGCTGCGCAAGGATGTGCCGGATATGCCGCTGGAGTTTAATAACTTCCGCGATTGA
- a CDS encoding diguanylate cyclase has protein sequence MSDLYTSYMPEPAVFKVRVLMVDDQPIIVEAVRRMLADQGDIEYHYVLDSALALDSAERLQPTVILQDLVMPGIDGFGLIAQYRASDSLRHVPVIVLSAKEDPKLKAHSFALGANDYLVKLPDRLELLARVRYHSAAHISRLQRDEAFRFLRESQHQLAEANIALQKLAALDGLTGIANRRRFDDVIKLEWQRGQREQKPLSVLMCDIDCFKAYNDSFGHLPGDLCLKKTAAVLTEHLKRPADLAARYGGEEFAIILPETDLAGAQVVADAVRGQLERLAMDNPQAPGGIVTMSIGVASVLPSPADTAEQLIARADKALYAAKTAGRNRVCAAEAQAQAIPIPT, from the coding sequence ATGTCTGACCTTTACACAAGCTACATGCCGGAGCCGGCCGTTTTCAAGGTACGGGTCCTGATGGTGGACGACCAGCCGATCATCGTCGAGGCGGTGCGGCGCATGCTGGCCGACCAGGGCGACATCGAATACCACTACGTGCTCGACTCGGCGCTGGCGCTCGATAGCGCCGAACGGCTGCAGCCAACCGTGATTTTGCAAGACCTGGTCATGCCCGGCATCGACGGTTTCGGGCTGATCGCGCAGTACCGCGCAAGCGACAGCCTGCGCCATGTGCCGGTGATCGTGCTCTCGGCCAAGGAAGACCCCAAACTCAAGGCCCACAGTTTCGCGCTGGGCGCCAACGATTACCTGGTCAAGCTGCCGGACCGGCTCGAACTGTTGGCGCGGGTGCGCTACCACTCGGCGGCGCACATCAGCCGGCTGCAGCGCGACGAAGCGTTTCGCTTCCTGCGCGAAAGCCAGCACCAGCTGGCCGAAGCCAACATCGCGCTGCAAAAGCTGGCCGCGCTCGACGGCCTGACCGGGATTGCCAACCGGCGCCGTTTCGACGACGTCATCAAGCTCGAATGGCAGCGCGGGCAACGCGAACAAAAGCCGCTGTCGGTGCTGATGTGCGACATCGACTGCTTCAAGGCCTACAACGACAGCTTCGGCCACCTGCCGGGCGACCTGTGCCTGAAAAAGACGGCGGCGGTGCTGACCGAACACCTCAAGCGTCCGGCCGACCTGGCGGCGCGCTATGGCGGCGAAGAGTTTGCCATCATCCTGCCCGAGACCGACCTGGCCGGTGCGCAAGTGGTGGCCGACGCCGTGCGCGGCCAGCTGGAAAGGCTGGCGATGGACAATCCGCAAGCGCCGGGCGGCATCGTCACCATGTCGATCGGGGTGGCCAGCGTGCTACCCTCGCCCGCCGACACGGCCGAACAACTGATCGCGCGCGCCGACAAGGCCCTGTATGCCGCCAAGACGGCCGGGCGCAACCGCGTGTGCGCGGCCGAAGCCCAGGCCCAGGCCATCCCTATCCCCACCTGA
- the cheB gene encoding chemotaxis-specific protein-glutamate methyltransferase CheB, protein MKIGIANDVAMAAEALRRVVASTSEHQVVWIARTGLEAVRMCIDNRPDLILMDLNMPQLDGVEATRQIMEKAPCAILVVTGQPQDNVSQVFRALGAGALDVTATPLLARGGGGDSALLHKIKTIGKLIRVSVADAHPPHAPERGDGKIKHLLAIGSSTGGPIAVAKVLAGWNPAPGTAIVVVQHIDENFAAHFSKWLGEQLIMPVRVVDDGDPLEAGCVQIARTNDHLVLSARQRLHYDQAPRDYAYRPSVDVFFHCVARHWDGDATGVLLTGMGRDGANGLLAMRQAGKATIAQDQASSAVYGMPRAAAEIDAAQQILSLENIGRALRSRIGTKPAGN, encoded by the coding sequence ATGAAAATCGGCATCGCCAACGACGTCGCCATGGCGGCCGAAGCGCTGCGCCGCGTGGTGGCCAGCACCAGCGAGCACCAGGTGGTGTGGATCGCCCGCACCGGCCTGGAAGCGGTGCGCATGTGCATCGACAACCGTCCCGACCTGATCCTGATGGACTTGAACATGCCGCAACTGGACGGCGTCGAAGCGACGCGCCAGATCATGGAAAAAGCGCCGTGCGCGATCCTGGTCGTCACCGGCCAGCCGCAGGACAATGTCAGCCAGGTATTCCGCGCGCTCGGCGCCGGCGCCCTCGACGTCACCGCCACGCCGCTGCTGGCGCGCGGTGGCGGGGGCGATAGCGCGCTGCTGCACAAGATCAAAACCATCGGCAAACTGATACGAGTGAGCGTGGCCGACGCCCATCCGCCGCACGCGCCCGAACGGGGCGACGGCAAGATCAAGCACCTGCTGGCGATCGGCTCCTCGACCGGCGGCCCGATCGCAGTGGCCAAGGTGCTGGCCGGCTGGAACCCGGCGCCCGGCACCGCCATCGTGGTGGTCCAGCACATCGATGAAAACTTCGCCGCCCATTTCTCCAAATGGCTGGGCGAACAACTGATCATGCCGGTGCGCGTGGTCGACGACGGCGACCCGCTCGAAGCGGGCTGCGTGCAGATCGCCCGCACCAACGACCACCTGGTCCTGAGCGCGCGCCAGCGCCTGCACTACGACCAGGCGCCGCGCGACTACGCCTACCGGCCCTCGGTCGACGTGTTTTTCCACTGCGTGGCGCGGCACTGGGATGGCGACGCCACCGGCGTGCTGCTGACCGGCATGGGGCGCGACGGCGCCAACGGCCTGCTCGCCATGCGCCAGGCCGGCAAGGCCACCATCGCCCAGGACCAGGCCAGCAGCGCCGTGTACGGCATGCCACGCGCCGCCGCCGAGATTGATGCTGCACAGCAAATTTTGTCTTTGGAAAACATCGGGCGGGCATTGCGCAGTAGAATTGGGACCAAACCGGCCGGGAACTAG
- a CDS encoding pyrimidine/purine nucleoside phosphorylase produces the protein MSMIHNVAVSKKSNIYFDGKCVSHTLLLADGSKKTVGVIFPSQLTFNTAAPEVMEIVAGKCRVRLAGSDAWQDYQAGERFNVGANTAFDIETTETLDYVCHFG, from the coding sequence ATGAGCATGATTCACAACGTCGCCGTCAGCAAGAAATCGAATATTTACTTCGACGGCAAGTGCGTCTCGCACACCTTGCTGCTGGCCGATGGCAGCAAAAAAACGGTGGGCGTGATCTTCCCGTCGCAACTGACGTTCAATACGGCGGCGCCGGAAGTGATGGAAATCGTCGCCGGCAAATGCCGGGTTCGGCTGGCGGGCAGCGACGCCTGGCAAGACTATCAGGCTGGCGAGCGCTTCAATGTCGGCGCCAACACCGCCTTCGACATCGAAACGACCGAAACGCTCGACTACGTCTGCCACTTCGGCTGA
- a CDS encoding nitronate monooxygenase: MKRVDDFRLRLGNKEYVPIMIGGMGVDISTSELALEAARLGGIGHISDAMVEDVSDRKFDTSYVKDKTKTYKFNINNMDKAVVQFDLARLADATRRHVGATMEAKRGDGLIFVNCMEKLTMNSPRETLRTRLSAALDAGIDGITMSAGLHLGSFALIADHPRFRDAKLGIIVSSVRALQIFLRKVTKLDRLPDYIIVEGPLAGGHLGFGMDWAEYDLHTIMDEIHAYMRAEQLDIPLIAAGGVFTGTDAVGFLEKGAAGVQVATRFTITNECGLPDKVKQEYVRATEDDIIVNGISPTGYPMRMLKNTPAIGAGIRPGCESYGYLLDATGNCSYINAYNREVLANPDSKTVVVMDKTCLCTHMRNFNCWTCGHYTYRLKDTTHKLADGSYQMLSAEHVFQDYQFSVDNQIALPERREIVLA; this comes from the coding sequence ATGAAACGTGTTGATGATTTCCGCCTGCGTCTGGGCAACAAGGAATATGTGCCCATCATGATCGGTGGCATGGGCGTCGATATTTCGACCTCCGAACTGGCGCTCGAAGCGGCGCGCCTGGGCGGGATCGGGCATATTTCCGATGCCATGGTCGAGGATGTCTCCGACCGCAAGTTCGACACCAGCTATGTGAAAGACAAAACCAAGACCTATAAGTTCAACATCAATAACATGGACAAGGCGGTGGTGCAGTTCGACCTGGCCCGCCTGGCCGATGCCACCCGCCGCCACGTGGGCGCGACCATGGAAGCGAAGCGCGGCGATGGCCTCATTTTCGTCAATTGCATGGAAAAGCTGACCATGAATTCGCCGCGCGAAACCTTGCGCACGCGTCTGTCGGCTGCGCTCGACGCCGGCATCGACGGCATCACCATGTCGGCCGGCCTGCATCTGGGTTCGTTCGCCCTGATCGCCGACCATCCGCGTTTCCGCGACGCCAAGCTGGGCATCATCGTCTCGTCCGTGCGTGCGCTGCAGATTTTCCTGCGCAAGGTGACCAAGCTGGACCGCCTGCCCGATTACATCATCGTCGAAGGCCCGCTGGCCGGCGGCCACCTCGGCTTCGGCATGGATTGGGCCGAGTACGACCTGCACACCATCATGGATGAAATCCATGCCTATATGCGCGCCGAACAGCTCGATATTCCGCTGATCGCCGCCGGCGGCGTGTTCACCGGCACCGATGCGGTCGGCTTCCTTGAAAAAGGCGCGGCCGGGGTGCAGGTGGCGACCCGCTTCACCATCACCAACGAATGCGGCCTGCCTGACAAGGTCAAGCAGGAGTACGTGCGCGCGACCGAGGACGATATCATTGTCAACGGCATTTCGCCGACCGGTTATCCGATGCGCATGCTCAAGAACACGCCGGCCATCGGCGCCGGCATCCGTCCCGGCTGCGAGTCCTACGGCTATCTGCTCGATGCCACCGGTAACTGTTCCTACATCAATGCGTACAACCGCGAAGTGCTGGCCAATCCGGACAGCAAGACCGTGGTGGTGATGGACAAGACTTGCCTGTGCACGCACATGCGCAATTTCAATTGCTGGACCTGCGGCCACTATACCTACCGCCTCAAGGACACCACCCACAAACTGGCCGACGGCAGCTACCAGATGCTGAGCGCCGAGCACGTGTTCCAGGATTACCAGTTCAGCGTCGACAACCAGATCGCCTTGCCCGAGCGCCGGGAAATCGTGCTGGCCTGA
- a CDS encoding hybrid sensor histidine kinase/response regulator, giving the protein MSTGSGDLSQFSMLDLFRMEADGQTQILTDGLLSMERGGGGDAATTEAMMRAAHSIKGAAAIVGLDVVVQLAHGMEDAFIAVQHGQLQLTPARIDALLAGVDLILQFSTLDEAGLPAWLEQHGARIGAAMDSIAGIAQIQSAPLLEAYSAPVAPAAPLAVPLTDAAAPLVSAPVPEEAAPQRVQGAPKTAHNFDRLLALASESRINAHQMHPFIAQLQRFKRNQASLFQALEQLHEAVMRGGDQALIEQSALTGQKAHPLKQFMLEHMADIESYERRLLGVSKNLVDEVLTLRMRPFRDGVQAFPRMVRDLARSLGKEAQLLIEGEETLVDRDILARIESPLNHMLRNAVDHGMETQAERIAAGKPALGTIVLEARHRAGMLSIEIRDDGRGVDIERIRHQVVERKMASAAMAQAMSQPELIEFLFLPAFSLKETASAISGRGVGLDIVHQTIREQNGTVRIESTAGVGFHTFITLPLTQSIVRALVLEVQGEAYAIPIVKVERVLKVPQSEIHTLENKQFFDFGGEHLGLVSAAQVLELGQIGSGAGELPVVVIGAAQRRYALVVDTIRGEQSLAVQALDPIFGKMRDISAGALLDDGAPVLILDVPDLLLSIDKLLHEGGLHRLGARGGPEKRKVKRILVVDDSLTVREMERKLLQGRGFQVDIAIDGVDGWNVVRSGDYDLLITDVDMPRMDGIELVGLVKKDIHLYKLPVMIVSYKDRPEDRARGMSAGADYYLTKGSFHDETLLNAVFDLIGEAGL; this is encoded by the coding sequence ATGAGCACCGGCAGCGGCGACCTCAGTCAGTTCTCGATGCTGGACCTGTTCCGCATGGAGGCGGACGGCCAGACCCAGATCCTCACCGACGGCTTGTTGAGCATGGAGCGCGGCGGCGGCGGCGACGCCGCCACCACCGAAGCGATGATGCGCGCCGCCCATTCGATCAAGGGCGCGGCCGCCATCGTCGGCCTGGACGTCGTGGTGCAACTGGCGCACGGCATGGAAGACGCCTTCATCGCGGTCCAGCATGGCCAGTTGCAGCTCACCCCCGCGCGCATCGACGCGCTGCTGGCCGGGGTCGACCTGATCCTGCAATTCTCGACCCTGGACGAAGCGGGCCTGCCGGCCTGGCTGGAGCAGCACGGCGCGCGCATCGGCGCGGCGATGGACAGCATCGCCGGCATCGCCCAGATCCAGTCGGCGCCGCTGCTGGAAGCGTACTCGGCCCCGGTTGCGCCTGCAGCGCCGCTGGCCGTGCCACTGACGGATGCGGCCGCGCCGCTGGTGTCTGCGCCGGTGCCTGAGGAAGCGGCGCCGCAACGGGTCCAAGGCGCGCCCAAGACGGCCCACAACTTCGACCGCCTGCTGGCCCTGGCCAGCGAGTCGCGCATCAACGCGCACCAGATGCACCCCTTCATCGCCCAGCTGCAGCGCTTCAAGCGCAACCAGGCCAGCCTGTTCCAGGCGCTCGAACAGCTGCACGAGGCCGTGATGCGCGGCGGCGACCAGGCCCTGATCGAACAATCGGCCCTGACCGGCCAGAAGGCCCATCCGCTCAAGCAGTTCATGCTCGAACACATGGCCGACATCGAAAGCTACGAGCGGCGCCTGCTGGGCGTATCGAAAAACCTGGTGGATGAAGTGCTGACCTTGCGCATGCGTCCTTTCCGCGACGGCGTGCAAGCGTTCCCGCGCATGGTGCGCGACCTGGCGCGCAGCCTGGGAAAAGAAGCGCAGCTCCTGATCGAAGGCGAAGAGACCCTGGTCGACCGCGACATCCTGGCGCGCATCGAAAGCCCGCTCAACCACATGCTGCGCAACGCCGTCGACCACGGCATGGAAACCCAGGCCGAACGGATCGCCGCCGGCAAGCCGGCGCTCGGCACCATCGTGCTCGAAGCGCGCCACCGCGCCGGCATGCTCAGTATCGAGATCCGCGACGACGGGCGCGGGGTCGACATCGAACGCATCCGGCACCAGGTGGTCGAGCGCAAGATGGCCAGCGCCGCGATGGCGCAAGCTATGTCGCAGCCGGAGCTGATCGAATTCCTGTTCCTGCCCGCCTTCAGCCTGAAGGAAACCGCCAGCGCCATTTCCGGACGCGGGGTGGGGCTCGACATCGTGCACCAGACCATCCGCGAACAGAATGGCACGGTGCGCATCGAGTCCACGGCGGGCGTGGGCTTCCATACCTTCATCACCCTGCCGCTGACGCAATCGATCGTGCGCGCGCTGGTGCTCGAGGTGCAGGGCGAAGCTTACGCAATCCCGATCGTCAAGGTGGAACGGGTACTCAAGGTGCCGCAAAGCGAGATCCATACCCTGGAAAACAAGCAGTTCTTCGACTTCGGCGGCGAGCACCTCGGGCTGGTGTCGGCCGCCCAGGTGCTGGAACTGGGCCAGATCGGCAGCGGCGCCGGCGAACTGCCGGTGGTGGTGATCGGCGCCGCCCAGCGCCGCTACGCGCTGGTGGTCGATACGATCCGCGGCGAGCAAAGCCTGGCGGTGCAGGCGCTCGACCCGATCTTCGGCAAGATGCGCGACATCAGCGCCGGCGCCCTGCTCGATGACGGCGCCCCGGTCCTGATCCTCGACGTGCCCGACCTGCTGCTGTCGATCGACAAGCTGCTGCACGAAGGCGGCCTGCACCGGCTGGGCGCGCGCGGCGGCCCCGAAAAACGCAAGGTCAAACGCATCCTGGTGGTGGACGACTCGCTCACCGTGCGCGAAATGGAACGCAAGCTGCTGCAGGGGCGCGGCTTCCAGGTCGACATCGCCATCGACGGCGTCGACGGCTGGAACGTGGTGCGCAGCGGCGACTACGACCTGTTAATCACCGACGTCGACATGCCGCGCATGGACGGCATCGAACTCGTTGGCCTGGTCAAGAAAGATATCCACTTGTACAAACTGCCCGTGATGATCGTCTCCTACAAGGACCGCCCGGAAGACCGCGCGCGCGGCATGAGCGCCGGCGCCGATTACTACCTCACCAAGGGCAGCTTCCACGACGAGACCCTGCTCAACGCCGTGTTCGACCTGATCGGAGAAGCCGGCCTATGA
- the murB gene encoding UDP-N-acetylmuramate dehydrogenase — protein MQPDLVISPDFSLRAANTFGIDARARAYLKLTRVEQLAQVMADPVLAALPRLLLGGGSNIVLTGDFDGLVLHMAIAGREVLGEEGGSMLVRAGAGENWHGFVQWTLAQGLGGLENMALIPGTVGASPIQNIGAYGAEVKDLLHALTVFELSSGRLRVMDAAACRFGYRDSVFKHADGAGLVIVDVTFALPRAWAPNLTYAELAQEVAAARLASPTAQQVSDAVVAIRRRKLPDPAQIGNAGSFFKNPVVSAAQCAAMLAAHPALVHHAQGDGSEKLAAGWLIDQCGWKGRSLGAAGVYDKQALVLVNRGGATGGEVLALARAIQADVLARFGVALETEPVFV, from the coding sequence ATGCAACCAGACCTTGTCATTTCACCCGATTTCTCCCTCCGCGCTGCCAATACCTTCGGCATCGACGCGCGCGCGCGCGCCTATCTCAAGCTCACCCGGGTCGAACAGCTGGCGCAGGTGATGGCCGATCCCGTCCTCGCCGCGCTGCCGCGCCTGCTGCTTGGTGGCGGCAGCAACATCGTCCTCACGGGCGACTTCGACGGTTTGGTGCTGCACATGGCGATCGCAGGGCGCGAGGTACTGGGCGAGGAGGGCGGCAGCATGCTGGTGCGCGCCGGCGCCGGCGAAAACTGGCACGGCTTCGTGCAATGGACCCTGGCGCAGGGGCTGGGCGGGCTGGAAAACATGGCCCTCATTCCCGGCACGGTGGGAGCGTCGCCGATCCAGAATATTGGCGCCTATGGGGCGGAAGTGAAGGACCTGTTGCACGCGCTGACCGTGTTCGAGCTCTCCAGCGGGCGTTTGCGGGTGATGGATGCGGCGGCTTGCCGCTTCGGCTACCGCGACAGCGTGTTCAAGCATGCCGACGGAGCGGGGCTGGTGATTGTCGACGTCACGTTCGCGCTGCCGCGCGCGTGGGCGCCGAATCTGACATATGCCGAATTGGCGCAGGAAGTGGCCGCAGCGCGGCTGGCCTCGCCGACGGCGCAGCAGGTGAGCGACGCGGTGGTGGCGATCCGGCGGCGCAAGCTGCCCGACCCTGCGCAGATCGGCAATGCTGGCAGCTTCTTCAAGAACCCAGTGGTCAGCGCAGCGCAGTGCGCCGCCATGCTGGCGGCGCATCCGGCGCTGGTGCACCACGCCCAGGGCGATGGCAGCGAAAAGCTGGCGGCCGGGTGGCTGATCGACCAATGCGGCTGGAAAGGCCGCAGCCTGGGCGCGGCTGGCGTGTACGACAAGCAGGCGCTGGTGCTGGTCAACCGCGGCGGCGCGACCGGCGGCGAGGTGCTCGCGCTGGCGCGTGCGATCCAGGCCGATGTGCTGGCGCGTTTCGGCGTCGCTCTCGAAACCGAGCCTGTCTTCGTCTAG